The proteins below come from a single Chryseobacterium nepalense genomic window:
- a CDS encoding DUF5700 domain-containing putative Zn-dependent protease encodes MIKRLLLIICILQASQFLYSQKFDDSVCWEYFRITDKLKKDQPVDPLEWKHLMKNEAIQVYLKDQGVDSIYTDNYRKIMETVYMPKNEAKLQQRLKDPYNNWWTYIINEYKVNEDKMKAYLKNIEQQPEKYLDLSYQYSYQMLPKKDHKKAPEYKITIIPIHNDAHVENGWMIYTLLAAYFNDYNKMGVLGGHEFQHVLRPRMDFDADQNDLVIVSMLQRILNEGSADLIDKRYQGEDAKNLLEFQRGYPESFLSDGYKTLKNIDSLLSVKPLEKSQLKLNKLFKGWNTSGHIPGYYMANIIEKAGYKKQLIKHIEDPFNFVYLYNKSAKRTKDAYVISDQTIAMIQDLDKKYRPKSHIVRHQ; translated from the coding sequence ATGATAAAACGATTACTTTTAATAATTTGTATTTTACAGGCATCTCAATTCTTATATTCACAAAAATTTGACGATTCTGTATGTTGGGAGTATTTCAGGATTACGGATAAATTAAAAAAAGACCAGCCGGTTGATCCTTTGGAATGGAAGCATCTCATGAAAAATGAAGCCATACAGGTTTATCTTAAAGATCAGGGAGTCGACAGTATTTATACCGATAATTACAGGAAAATCATGGAAACAGTCTACATGCCAAAAAATGAAGCAAAACTCCAACAAAGGCTCAAAGATCCTTATAATAACTGGTGGACCTACATCATCAATGAATACAAGGTTAATGAAGATAAGATGAAAGCTTATCTTAAGAACATTGAACAACAGCCGGAAAAATACCTTGATCTTTCTTATCAGTATAGTTATCAGATGCTGCCTAAAAAAGATCATAAAAAAGCTCCGGAATATAAAATTACGATTATCCCTATTCATAATGATGCGCATGTGGAAAATGGCTGGATGATTTACACTTTACTGGCTGCTTATTTCAATGACTATAATAAAATGGGGGTATTGGGTGGCCATGAGTTTCAGCATGTGTTGCGGCCAAGAATGGATTTTGATGCTGACCAAAATGATCTTGTCATCGTAAGTATGCTACAAAGAATTCTGAATGAAGGGTCGGCTGACCTTATAGACAAAAGATATCAGGGAGAGGATGCTAAAAATTTGCTGGAATTTCAGCGCGGATATCCCGAGAGTTTTCTATCTGACGGTTACAAAACGTTAAAAAATATTGATTCCTTACTTTCTGTAAAACCTTTGGAGAAATCACAGTTAAAATTAAATAAGCTGTTTAAAGGATGGAATACAAGCGGGCACATCCCGGGATATTATATGGCTAATATTATTGAAAAGGCAGGGTATAAGAAACAATTGATCAAACATATTGAGGATCCGTTTAATTTTGTATATCTGTATAATAAGTCAGCAAAGAGGACTAAAGATGCCTATGTAATTTCTGATCAGACCATTGCCATGATACAAGATCTTGATAAAAAATACAGGCCTAAATCGCATATTGTGCGACATCAGTAG
- a CDS encoding glycoside hydrolase family 3 N-terminal domain-containing protein, whose protein sequence is MRCKLRFKIIGIFLLGTVITFAQKPLYKDPKQPVEARVQDLLKRMTPEEKFWQCFMIPGDLDHVPKDQYAHGIFGLQVSAGNQGGGAAGQLLTYNANEDAEKLARKINAIQKYFVQESRLGIPIIPFDEALHGLMREGATAFPQAIGLAATFNPDLMKEVSTAIAKESKLRGIRQILTPVVNLASDVRWGRTEETYGEDPFLTSVMGVNFVSSFENNGIITTPKHFLANVGEGGRDSYPIHWSKRYLEETHLIPFEKAFHQGKSRSVMTSYNLLDGRPSTANHWLLTEKLKKEWNFTGFVISDASAVGGANVLHFTAKDYEDASAQAMNAGLDVIFQTEYKHYKLFIPPFLDGRISQQRIDDAVARVLKAKFELGLFESPYVSDQQIQELKKINHKALAEKAAVESFVLLQNTNKTLPVPETMKKILIVGTDAVDARLGGYSGPGNKKVSILDGIKDFVKNKNIEITYSKGIDWNLKKFVTVPGEFLSSENEKGLKGMYFSNPELKGNPAFEKQDEDLNFKWTLYSPDPEKLQPDNYSVRWTGKLKAPNSGKYQLGLRGNDGFRLFLNGKLLIDHWEKLSYSTQTIGLDFVEGKQYDIAVEFHENRGEANIELIWNYGLPDYQKDFNEAVKLAQQADYIIVTAGIHEGEFQDRSSLSLPGNQESFIHEISKLNKPVTVVLAGGSAIKTTDWKDKVGAILDIWYPGEEGGNAVAKVLFGVENPSGKLPITFPVEEGQLPLSYNHHPTGRGNDYYDLSGEPLYPFGFGLSYTTFEISDLQLNKLQFTTKDTITATVNVKNTGSKEGSEVIQLYVKDLLASVSRSIIELKGFQKVYLKPGESKQVTIEVPVKELQFLDEKMNWIVEKGTYRIFVGNSSKNLPLKQNIEVE, encoded by the coding sequence ATGCGTTGTAAACTTCGTTTTAAAATTATAGGAATATTCTTATTGGGTACTGTAATTACTTTTGCTCAAAAACCATTATACAAAGACCCGAAGCAGCCTGTTGAAGCGAGGGTTCAGGACTTATTAAAAAGAATGACACCCGAAGAAAAATTCTGGCAATGCTTTATGATTCCCGGAGATTTGGATCATGTACCTAAAGATCAATATGCACACGGAATTTTTGGGCTGCAGGTCAGCGCGGGAAATCAGGGAGGCGGAGCGGCAGGTCAGCTGTTAACGTATAATGCCAATGAAGATGCAGAAAAACTGGCCAGGAAAATCAATGCTATCCAGAAATATTTTGTTCAAGAATCAAGATTGGGAATCCCGATCATCCCTTTTGATGAAGCTTTGCACGGATTGATGCGTGAGGGTGCTACGGCTTTTCCACAGGCTATAGGGCTCGCAGCAACCTTTAATCCTGACCTGATGAAAGAAGTTTCTACAGCCATTGCCAAAGAATCAAAACTGAGAGGAATCCGCCAGATTTTAACACCGGTTGTAAACCTGGCAAGCGATGTCCGTTGGGGAAGAACCGAAGAAACGTATGGTGAAGATCCGTTCCTGACTTCTGTGATGGGTGTCAATTTTGTCAGCTCTTTTGAAAACAACGGAATTATTACGACTCCCAAACATTTTCTGGCCAATGTCGGAGAAGGAGGAAGAGATTCGTATCCGATTCACTGGAGCAAAAGATATCTGGAGGAAACTCATTTAATTCCATTTGAAAAAGCCTTTCATCAGGGAAAAAGCCGCTCGGTAATGACCTCTTATAATCTGCTGGATGGAAGACCTTCGACAGCCAATCATTGGTTGTTGACAGAAAAATTAAAAAAAGAATGGAATTTTACGGGCTTCGTCATCAGTGATGCGAGTGCAGTAGGCGGTGCCAATGTACTGCATTTTACCGCGAAAGATTATGAAGATGCTTCTGCACAGGCGATGAATGCAGGCTTAGACGTTATCTTTCAGACTGAATATAAGCATTACAAACTTTTCATCCCGCCGTTTCTGGACGGAAGGATTTCTCAGCAGAGAATTGACGATGCGGTAGCAAGGGTTTTAAAGGCAAAATTTGAATTAGGCTTGTTCGAAAGTCCTTACGTTTCGGATCAACAAATTCAGGAATTAAAGAAAATCAACCATAAAGCTCTAGCCGAAAAAGCAGCCGTTGAATCTTTTGTTCTCCTTCAGAATACCAATAAAACACTTCCGGTTCCAGAAACGATGAAAAAGATTCTGATTGTCGGGACTGATGCGGTGGATGCAAGATTGGGCGGTTATTCAGGTCCCGGAAATAAGAAGGTCAGCATTCTGGACGGAATTAAAGATTTCGTTAAAAATAAAAATATCGAAATTACTTATTCAAAAGGAATCGACTGGAATCTGAAGAAGTTTGTGACTGTTCCTGGTGAGTTTTTATCTTCTGAAAATGAGAAAGGATTAAAAGGAATGTATTTCTCTAATCCTGAATTAAAAGGCAATCCCGCTTTTGAAAAACAAGACGAAGACTTGAATTTTAAATGGACATTGTATTCCCCCGATCCTGAAAAATTGCAGCCTGATAACTATAGCGTGCGCTGGACAGGAAAACTGAAAGCACCCAATTCAGGGAAATACCAATTGGGACTGCGTGGAAATGATGGATTCAGATTATTTTTAAATGGAAAACTGCTGATCGACCACTGGGAAAAGTTAAGCTATTCAACCCAAACGATCGGACTTGATTTTGTGGAAGGAAAACAATATGACATTGCCGTGGAATTTCATGAAAACAGGGGAGAAGCGAATATTGAGCTGATCTGGAATTATGGTTTGCCAGACTACCAAAAGGATTTTAATGAAGCTGTAAAACTCGCTCAGCAAGCAGATTATATCATTGTAACCGCAGGAATTCACGAAGGGGAATTTCAGGACCGGTCTTCGCTCAGTCTTCCCGGAAACCAGGAATCATTTATTCATGAAATTTCAAAATTAAATAAACCGGTAACAGTAGTGCTGGCGGGGGGCTCAGCAATTAAAACAACCGATTGGAAAGATAAGGTCGGAGCTATTTTAGACATCTGGTATCCGGGAGAAGAGGGGGGAAATGCGGTGGCCAAAGTTCTTTTCGGGGTTGAAAATCCTTCGGGGAAATTACCAATTACTTTTCCGGTAGAAGAGGGGCAACTCCCGTTGTCTTACAATCATCATCCGACCGGACGTGGAAATGACTATTATGATCTGAGTGGCGAACCGCTGTATCCTTTTGGTTTCGGATTAAGCTATACGACTTTTGAAATTTCGGATTTACAGTTAAATAAACTACAGTTTACAACAAAAGATACGATTACTGCTACAGTCAATGTAAAGAATACAGGTTCAAAAGAGGGCAGTGAGGTTATACAGCTTTATGTGAAAGATTTACTCGCTTCAGTTTCAAGATCGATTATTGAACTGAAAGGATTTCAAAAAGTATATTTAAAACCGGGTGAATCTAAGCAGGTAACTATTGAAGTTCCGGTGAAAGAATTACAGTTTTTAGACGAGAAAATGAACTGGATTGTTGAAAAGGGAACCTACCGGATTTTTGTCGGGAATTCTTCAAAAAACCTTCCGCTGAAACAGAATATCGAGGTGGAGTAA
- a CDS encoding alpha-L-fucosidase has translation MFIRLKTKTVFLSALLTSSIFLSQAHNVSEGYQKPDDPLVEKNLENWQDLKFGLFMHWGTYSQWGIVESWSLCPEDESWTQRKPEHGTSYYEYLKNYENLQTTFNPVQFNPQKWADAVKKAGMKYVVFTTKHHDGFAMFDTQQSDYKITSPKTPFSKNPKADVTKEIFNTFRKEGFKIGAYFSKPDWHSDDYWWSYFPPKDRNVNYDPKKYPEKWNSFKNFTFNQLNEITSNYGKIDILWLDGGWVRPFNTIDPNVEWQRTIKVEQDIDMDKIGTMARKNQPGIIIVDRTVPGKWENYVTPEQAVPEKPLSIPWESCITMGDSFSYVPNDNYKSSQKIIETLVKIISRGGNYLMNIAPGPTGDYDPIVYERLKEISGWMDQNQSAVFATRSVAPYHDGNFYYTQSKDGKTMNIFHLDEKTNYKSPSTLDFTIPENFKPKSLKVLGLKNKIQWKQSGNVIKVDLPEKRNQLKYSTVIQITQ, from the coding sequence ATGTTCATCAGGCTAAAAACGAAAACCGTATTTCTCTCCGCTTTACTCACCTCATCGATATTTTTATCACAGGCACACAATGTTTCAGAAGGATATCAGAAACCGGACGATCCTTTGGTTGAGAAAAATCTTGAAAACTGGCAGGATCTGAAATTCGGACTGTTCATGCATTGGGGAACATACAGCCAGTGGGGAATTGTCGAAAGCTGGAGCCTTTGCCCGGAAGATGAATCCTGGACCCAAAGAAAACCCGAACACGGAACATCATACTATGAATACCTGAAAAACTACGAAAACCTCCAGACTACTTTCAACCCGGTACAGTTTAATCCGCAAAAATGGGCGGATGCTGTAAAAAAAGCAGGAATGAAATATGTGGTGTTCACAACAAAACATCATGATGGCTTCGCCATGTTCGATACACAACAGTCGGATTACAAAATAACCTCTCCGAAAACACCTTTTTCCAAAAATCCGAAAGCAGACGTTACCAAAGAGATTTTCAATACTTTCCGCAAAGAAGGATTTAAGATCGGGGCCTATTTTTCAAAACCCGACTGGCATTCCGACGATTATTGGTGGTCCTACTTTCCGCCAAAAGACCGTAATGTGAATTATGATCCGAAAAAATATCCTGAGAAATGGAACAGTTTTAAGAATTTTACTTTTAATCAGTTGAATGAAATTACTTCCAATTACGGAAAAATTGATATTCTCTGGCTGGACGGAGGCTGGGTGCGCCCATTCAATACCATTGATCCCAACGTCGAATGGCAACGAACCATCAAAGTAGAACAGGATATTGATATGGATAAAATAGGGACGATGGCCCGGAAAAATCAACCCGGAATCATCATCGTAGACCGTACGGTTCCCGGAAAATGGGAAAATTATGTAACGCCGGAGCAGGCCGTTCCGGAAAAACCGCTCTCGATTCCCTGGGAAAGCTGCATTACGATGGGAGATTCTTTTTCGTATGTCCCGAACGATAACTACAAATCTTCGCAGAAAATTATTGAAACATTGGTGAAAATTATTTCACGAGGAGGAAATTACCTGATGAATATTGCTCCCGGGCCAACCGGAGATTATGATCCAATTGTTTACGAAAGATTAAAAGAGATTTCCGGCTGGATGGATCAAAACCAGTCTGCCGTTTTTGCGACAAGAAGTGTAGCGCCTTATCACGACGGAAACTTTTACTACACCCAAAGCAAAGACGGAAAAACAATGAATATTTTTCACCTGGACGAAAAAACAAATTATAAATCTCCATCAACATTAGATTTTACCATTCCGGAGAATTTTAAACCAAAATCACTGAAAGTTTTAGGATTAAAAAATAAAATTCAATGGAAACAATCAGGAAATGTAATTAAAGTTGATTTGCCGGAAAAAAGAAATCAATTGAAATATTCAACCGTAATTCAAATTACACAATAG
- a CDS encoding TIGR01777 family oxidoreductase: MKIIIAAGTGFLGKNLKNYFTGKGHQVYVLTRNQKHKNEIYWDAKTLGEWKRILENADVIINLAGKSVDCRYTDKNKKEIYSSRIESTKVLQQAVNECISKPKVWLNASSATIYIHSETHLNTEENGVIGDDFSMNICRSWESEFFKVKTENVRKVALRTSIVLGNYGGAFPKLKMLTKLGLGGKQGRGDQNVSWVHIDDFCKAVEFILEHENLSGPINITAPEPLSNEEFMMKLRKAMKVPFGLNAPVWQLEIASVFLKTQTELLLKSRNVYPEKLILNGFEFKYPQVEKAFENLIY; the protein is encoded by the coding sequence ATGAAAATAATCATTGCAGCCGGAACGGGGTTTCTCGGCAAAAACCTTAAAAATTACTTTACCGGAAAAGGTCATCAGGTGTATGTTTTAACCCGGAATCAAAAGCATAAAAATGAAATCTATTGGGATGCAAAAACGTTGGGCGAATGGAAAAGGATCCTTGAAAATGCTGATGTCATCATCAACCTTGCAGGAAAATCAGTCGATTGCCGTTACACAGACAAAAACAAAAAGGAAATTTATTCATCCAGGATAGAAAGTACAAAAGTTCTTCAGCAGGCAGTTAATGAATGTATCAGTAAGCCTAAAGTCTGGCTGAATGCAAGTTCAGCAACAATTTATATTCATTCAGAAACACATTTAAATACAGAGGAAAACGGAGTAATCGGTGATGATTTTTCAATGAATATCTGCAGAAGCTGGGAAAGCGAATTTTTTAAAGTAAAAACAGAAAATGTACGAAAAGTTGCTTTACGAACTTCTATTGTCTTAGGAAATTATGGAGGCGCTTTTCCTAAATTAAAAATGTTAACAAAACTCGGGCTGGGCGGGAAACAGGGAAGAGGAGACCAGAACGTAAGCTGGGTTCACATTGATGATTTTTGCAAAGCTGTTGAGTTTATTTTGGAGCATGAAAATCTTTCCGGTCCAATCAACATAACCGCTCCGGAACCATTATCCAACGAAGAATTCATGATGAAATTAAGAAAAGCAATGAAGGTGCCGTTTGGTTTAAACGCGCCGGTCTGGCAATTGGAAATAGCGTCCGTATTTCTAAAAACACAAACCGAATTATTACTGAAAAGCAGAAATGTCTATCCCGAAAAACTAATATTGAATGGTTTTGAATTCAAATATCCTCAGGTTGAAAAAGCATTTGAGAATTTAATATATTAA
- a CDS encoding SRPBCC family protein has product MPEIQLKTVIKSDLQKVFDLSRNIDFHQKSVSETNEKAIAGRTFGLIEEGETVTWKAKHLGIYQTLTVKITSMEKPFYFTDVMQKGAFKSMKHQHIFRQEGKNTIMIDIFEFQSPFGFIGKIFDRIFLKNYMKKFLLKRNQLIKSTAEKRSERERSERQNS; this is encoded by the coding sequence ATGCCTGAAATTCAATTGAAAACTGTGATAAAATCTGACCTTCAGAAGGTTTTTGATTTGTCAAGAAATATTGATTTCCATCAGAAATCAGTCTCAGAAACAAACGAAAAAGCCATCGCAGGTAGAACTTTCGGACTCATCGAAGAAGGAGAAACGGTAACATGGAAAGCAAAACATCTGGGAATTTATCAGACATTAACGGTTAAAATTACAAGTATGGAAAAGCCTTTTTATTTCACAGACGTTATGCAAAAAGGTGCTTTTAAATCTATGAAACATCAGCATATTTTCAGGCAGGAAGGTAAAAACACAATCATGATCGATATTTTCGAATTTCAATCACCTTTCGGATTTATCGGGAAGATATTTGACAGGATTTTTCTTAAAAACTATATGAAGAAATTTCTTTTGAAAAGAAATCAATTGATTAAATCAACTGCAGAGAAACGATCTGAGCGCGAGCGAAGCGAGCGTCAAAACAGTTAG
- a CDS encoding GbsR/MarR family transcriptional regulator — translation MKLSEAKEKYIQTWGTFATNWGINRTMAQVHALLLATGKPLSTDEVMEQLEISRGNANMNLRALMDWGIVRKEFIKGDRKEYFVAEKDVWFLFKQITKERRKREIEPVISFLEELKNIEDKDSEEAKEFIKLMEDFSSVTGKINNIMDLAIKSDDHWLVGKITNLLK, via the coding sequence ATGAAACTTTCAGAAGCAAAAGAAAAATACATTCAGACCTGGGGAACATTTGCTACCAATTGGGGAATCAACCGTACAATGGCGCAGGTTCATGCCTTGCTTTTGGCAACCGGGAAACCGCTTTCTACCGATGAGGTGATGGAGCAGCTTGAAATTTCAAGAGGAAATGCCAATATGAATCTCCGTGCTTTGATGGACTGGGGAATTGTAAGAAAGGAATTCATAAAAGGTGATCGTAAAGAATATTTTGTTGCTGAAAAAGATGTATGGTTTTTATTTAAACAGATTACGAAAGAAAGAAGAAAAAGAGAAATAGAACCGGTGATTTCTTTTCTGGAAGAATTAAAAAATATTGAAGATAAAGATTCTGAAGAGGCAAAAGAATTCATAAAATTAATGGAAGACTTCAGCTCAGTAACAGGTAAAATCAACAATATCATGGATCTTGCGATAAAAAGTGATGATCATTGGCTGGTTGGGAAAATCACGAATTTGTTGAAATAA
- a CDS encoding DUF4139 domain-containing protein — MKKLIIIALCNFSIIILGQKPVFAEAKLKSVTLYEQSAELYSNASFKIPKGSSEVVITNIAQNIDESSIKIGSKSKVSVLTYRFTTDENFYKVELDKKNPQHKVVLDSISLLEKKIKDLDFQRTALANSIVILDKNQTINSGSASYSKELQKLIDYYQKKRTELSIELDKAETSSALLAEKLDKLRTKFDLNNQELEKYPKGKLVLQISSDGSEDVNLDIKYGIREAFWRPYYDVVIPDINSKAQLLYKAMVRQNSGLDWKNVELHLVSGYPNVRKQIPSLSSWSLFYQEPVAAVIPGVQTDRVENYASVRSQSAVKEVSIAEVAVVGSSISRNQLNVAYDLKDLYTILSNNQDNSINLDRTEIPATYTYYTVPKVDRTVYLIAELDNLDKYNLINAEANIIFENTNVGKTMLNAESTDSKLLLTLGDDKRISVKREVIKDKTMEKSISSSNKEQQFAYQFTIRNNKSEKIKLRIIDRIPVSQDKQIIITLVNKGGASYNEETGELIWDMVLNANETKKTEFSFKVNSLKNKVILGL, encoded by the coding sequence ATGAAGAAACTCATCATCATTGCTTTATGCAATTTCTCAATCATTATTCTGGGGCAGAAACCTGTCTTTGCAGAAGCAAAATTGAAGTCGGTCACATTGTACGAACAGTCTGCGGAACTTTACAGCAATGCTTCATTTAAAATTCCGAAAGGAAGTTCTGAAGTTGTGATCACCAATATTGCACAAAACATTGATGAAAGCAGTATAAAAATAGGCTCTAAATCTAAAGTTTCAGTATTAACCTACCGTTTTACTACAGATGAAAATTTTTATAAAGTAGAACTGGATAAGAAGAATCCTCAACATAAAGTTGTCTTGGACAGCATCTCTCTTTTAGAGAAAAAAATTAAAGATCTTGATTTCCAAAGAACTGCATTAGCAAACAGTATTGTTATTTTAGATAAAAATCAGACGATTAATTCCGGTTCCGCTTCTTATTCCAAAGAATTGCAAAAACTGATTGATTACTATCAGAAAAAGAGAACCGAACTAAGTATTGAGCTTGATAAAGCTGAAACATCATCTGCTCTTTTGGCAGAGAAACTGGATAAATTGCGTACCAAGTTTGATCTCAATAATCAGGAATTAGAAAAATATCCTAAGGGAAAATTGGTGCTGCAGATTTCCAGCGATGGTTCGGAAGATGTCAATCTGGATATTAAATATGGTATTCGCGAAGCGTTTTGGAGGCCTTATTATGACGTTGTTATTCCGGATATAAATTCTAAAGCCCAGTTGCTTTACAAGGCAATGGTAAGACAAAATTCCGGACTGGATTGGAAAAACGTCGAACTTCACCTGGTTTCCGGATACCCAAACGTGAGAAAGCAGATTCCTTCCTTATCTTCATGGAGTTTATTCTATCAGGAGCCTGTGGCGGCTGTTATTCCGGGAGTGCAGACAGATCGTGTTGAAAATTATGCTTCCGTACGGTCACAGTCTGCTGTAAAGGAAGTAAGTATTGCGGAAGTTGCGGTTGTAGGTTCCAGTATTTCCAGAAATCAACTGAATGTAGCCTACGACCTGAAAGATCTTTACACTATTTTGTCCAATAATCAGGACAACAGTATTAACCTTGATCGTACGGAAATTCCTGCCACTTATACTTATTACACCGTTCCGAAAGTAGACAGAACCGTTTACCTGATTGCAGAACTTGATAATCTTGATAAATATAATCTTATTAATGCTGAAGCAAATATCATTTTCGAAAATACCAATGTAGGAAAGACAATGCTCAATGCAGAAAGTACCGACAGTAAGCTTCTGCTCACACTTGGCGATGACAAAAGGATCAGTGTGAAAAGAGAAGTTATTAAGGATAAAACAATGGAAAAGAGTATCTCTTCGTCCAACAAGGAACAGCAGTTTGCCTACCAGTTTACGATTCGAAATAACAAAAGTGAAAAGATAAAACTCAGAATTATAGATAGAATTCCGGTATCGCAGGATAAGCAGATCATTATAACGCTCGTAAATAAAGGGGGTGCATCTTACAATGAAGAGACAGGAGAACTGATTTGGGATATGGTTTTAAATGCCAATGAAACAAAGAAAACAGAGTTTTCATTTAAGGTAAATTCATTAAAAAATAAAGTGATCTTAGGACTTTGA
- a CDS encoding vWA domain-containing protein, whose product MKRIGTTILAIGLLMACKTKTATDQEKDSGKISIKKDKDQDGISNRKDQCPEIAGPEENKGCPWPDLDQDGIPDKDDQCKDVSGPVENKGCPFPNTDGDEVIDKDDACPTVAGPAENNGCPWPDTDGDGILDKDDACPTVPGMPEYNGCPKPKAVVAEEISYSPRNSYALESSYQQGKVYNNHVGNNKNKKIIKGNYYNEEYNALVENPFELTKNQPLSTFSIDTDNASYSNVRRMIEYGGVDKNAVRVEEMINYFKYDYPQPKNNQPFSINTEIGKSPWNPDHQLLKIGLKGKNIPMNNLPPSNMVFLIDTSGSMAYENKLPLLISSLKILLDQLRPVDKVAIVVYAGSAGVVLPSTSVAEKRKITEALEKLQAGGSTAGGAGIELAYKLAQKSFIKGGNNRVILATDGDFNVGISSEADLENLIEEKRKSGVFLTCLGYGMGNYKDNKMETLADKGNGNYAYIDNLQEANKFLGREFAGNIYTIAKDVKIQIEFNPKFVKSYRLIGYENRKLRNEDFTNDKIDAGELGSGHTVTALYEIIPANVNSKFLPKHNKLKYTSNSASKNFGNELGTVKFRYKKPQGSKSSEIVHIIKNSSAQQSGTDFRFASSVAWFGLVLRDSEFITIRDLDAIEKLAKENKGQDKDGYRSGFIEMIRNYKKIKIAKR is encoded by the coding sequence ATGAAAAGAATAGGAACTACAATACTTGCTATAGGCTTATTGATGGCTTGTAAAACCAAAACAGCAACAGATCAGGAGAAAGATTCGGGGAAAATAAGCATTAAAAAAGATAAAGATCAGGACGGCATTAGCAACAGGAAAGATCAATGTCCTGAAATTGCCGGACCGGAGGAAAATAAAGGCTGTCCGTGGCCGGATCTGGATCAAGATGGTATTCCGGATAAAGATGATCAGTGTAAAGATGTTTCGGGACCGGTGGAAAATAAGGGTTGTCCTTTTCCTAATACCGATGGAGATGAAGTAATCGATAAAGACGATGCTTGTCCTACGGTTGCCGGACCGGCAGAAAATAACGGCTGTCCCTGGCCGGATACCGATGGCGACGGAATTCTGGATAAAGATGATGCGTGTCCTACCGTTCCCGGAATGCCGGAATATAATGGCTGCCCAAAACCGAAAGCGGTTGTTGCAGAGGAAATTTCTTATTCACCCCGAAATTCTTATGCGCTTGAAAGCTCATATCAACAAGGAAAAGTTTATAACAATCATGTTGGAAACAATAAAAATAAGAAAATAATAAAGGGAAATTATTACAATGAAGAATACAATGCTTTAGTTGAAAATCCATTTGAGTTAACGAAAAACCAACCGCTTTCAACTTTTTCTATCGATACCGATAATGCTTCCTATTCCAATGTAAGAAGAATGATAGAATACGGCGGGGTCGATAAAAATGCTGTGAGAGTGGAGGAAATGATCAATTATTTTAAATATGATTATCCTCAGCCCAAAAATAATCAGCCTTTTTCTATTAATACGGAAATAGGGAAAAGTCCGTGGAATCCTGATCATCAATTGCTTAAAATCGGTCTGAAAGGAAAAAACATCCCGATGAATAATCTTCCGCCATCCAATATGGTATTCCTGATTGATACTTCAGGTTCTATGGCTTACGAAAACAAACTGCCGCTGCTGATATCCTCTTTAAAGATATTATTGGATCAGCTGAGACCAGTAGACAAAGTAGCAATAGTGGTATATGCCGGAAGTGCAGGTGTTGTATTGCCTTCGACTTCAGTGGCAGAGAAAAGAAAAATTACAGAAGCTCTGGAAAAACTTCAGGCGGGTGGAAGCACAGCGGGTGGCGCAGGAATTGAGCTTGCTTACAAACTCGCACAGAAAAGCTTTATAAAAGGCGGAAACAATCGTGTGATTTTGGCAACGGACGGAGATTTTAATGTAGGCATTTCTTCTGAAGCAGACCTTGAGAACCTGATTGAAGAAAAAAGAAAATCCGGCGTTTTTCTTACCTGTCTGGGGTATGGGATGGGAAATTATAAAGACAACAAAATGGAAACTCTTGCAGATAAAGGAAACGGAAACTATGCTTACATCGATAATCTTCAGGAAGCCAATAAGTTTTTAGGAAGAGAATTTGCCGGAAATATCTATACTATTGCGAAAGATGTAAAAATTCAGATCGAGTTTAATCCTAAATTCGTCAAATCATACAGATTGATAGGATACGAAAACAGAAAACTGAGAAATGAAGATTTTACAAACGATAAAATCGATGCCGGAGAATTAGGAAGCGGACATACCGTAACAGCTTTATATGAAATAATTCCTGCCAACGTTAATTCTAAATTTTTACCGAAACATAATAAGCTTAAATATACTTCAAATTCCGCAAGTAAGAATTTCGGAAATGAATTAGGGACTGTAAAATTCAGATATAAAAAACCTCAGGGATCAAAAAGTTCTGAAATTGTTCATATAATAAAGAATTCTTCAGCTCAGCAGTCCGGTACAGATTTCAGATTTGCTTCTTCGGTAGCCTGGTTCGGGTTAGTTTTAAGAGATTCTGAATTCATTACCATAAGAGATTTAGATGCCATCGAAAAATTGGCGAAAGAAAATAAAGGGCAGGATAAAGACGGTTACAGAAGCGGATTCATAGAAATGATCCGGAATTATAAAAAGATAAAAATAGCTAAACGTTAA